A single region of the Mustela lutreola isolate mMusLut2 chromosome 2, mMusLut2.pri, whole genome shotgun sequence genome encodes:
- the USP19 gene encoding ubiquitin carboxyl-terminal hydrolase 19 isoform X9 — protein MSGGASATGPRRGPPGLEEATSKKKQKDRANQESKDGDPRRGSASSREEQAKEELLLDWRQSADEVIVKLRVGAGPLRLEEVDAAFTDTDCVVRLPDGRQWGGVFYAEIESSCTKVQARKGGLLQLALPKKVPLLTWPSLLKKPLGTQEAVPGLRCQENGQEPSPIALEPGPEPRRAKQEARNQKRAQGRGEVGAGAGPGAQAGPSAKRAVHLRRGPEGEGSRDGPGPRGDAPPFLAETATQAEAEEQLRVPPLNPQTCLLGSEENLVLLAGEKTVSTRNDPVSPAMTRSRDPEKGDRSKEEMAVAADAITLVDGKEPESMVNLAFVKNDSYEKGPDSVVVHVYVKEIRRDTSRVLFREQDFTLIFQTRDGNFLRLHPGCGAHTIFRWQVKLRNLIEPEQCTFCFTASRIDICLRKRQSQRWGGLEAPAARGAVGGAKVAVPTGPTPLDSAPPGSAPHPLTGQEEARAVEKEKPKARSEDTGLDGVAARTPMEHVAPKPEPHLASPKPTCMVPPMPHSPVSGDSVEEEEEEEKKVCLPGFTGLVNLGNTCFMNSVIQSLSNTRELRDFFHDRSFEAEINYNNPLGTGGRLAIGFAVLLRALWKGTHHAFQPSKLKAIVASKASQFTGYAQHDAQEFMAFLLDGLHEDLNRIQNKPYTETVDSDGRPDEVVAEEAWQRHKMRNDSFIVDLFQGQYKSKLVCPVCAKVSITFDPFLYLPVPLPQKQKVLPVFYFAREPHSKPIKFLVSISKENSSASEVLDSLSQSVHVKPENLRLAEVIKNRFHRVFLPSHSLDTVSPSDTLLCFELLSPELAKERVVVLEVQQRPQVPSVPISKCAACQRKQQSEDEKLKRCTRCYRVGYCNQLCQKTHWPDHKGLCRPENIGYPFLVSVPASRLTYARLAQLLEGYARYSVSVFQPPFQPGRMALESQGPSCTTLLSTSSLEAGDSERDPIQPPELQLVTPVAEGDTGVPRAWAAPDRGPVPSTSGISSEVLPSGPVEVGSLPAGERVSRPEAAVPGYQHPSEATNAHTPQFFIYKIDASNREQRLEDKGDSPLELGEDCSLALVWRNNERLQEFVLVASKELECAEDPGSAGEAARAGHFTLDQCLNLFTRPEVLAPEEAWYCPQCKQHREASKQLLLWRLPNVLIVQLKRFSFRSFIWRDKINDLVEFPVRNLDLSKFCIGQKEEQLPSYDLYAVINHYGGMIGGHYTACARLPNDRSSQRSDVGWRLFDDSTVTTVDESQVVTRYAYVLFYRRRNSPVERPPRAGHSEHHPDLSPAAEAAASQGLGPGQAPEVAPTRTAPERFAPSVDRPAPTYSNMEEVD, from the exons ATGTCTGGCGGGGCCAGTGCCACAGGCCCAAGGAGAGGTCCCCCAGGATTGGAGGAGGCAACCAGTAAGAAGAAGCAGAAGGATCGAGCAAACCAGGAGAGCAAGGATGGAGATCCTAGGAGAG GGTCAGCGTCCTCTCGGGAGGAGCAGGCCAAAGAGG AGTTGTTGCTTGACTGGAGGCAGAGTGCCGATGAGGTGATTGTCAAGCTGCGTGTGGGAGCGGGTCCCCTGCGGCTGGAGGAAGTGGATGCTGCTTTCACAGACACAGACTGTGTGGTGCGGCTTCCAG ATGGTCGGCAGTGGGGTGGTGTCTTCTATGCTGAGATAGAAAGTTCTTGCACCAAAGTACAAGCCCGTAAAGGTGGTCTCCTGCAGTTGGCACTGCCCAAGAAGGTGCCTCTGCTCACATGGCCCTCTCTTCTG AAGAAACCTCTAGGGACCCAGGAGGCGGTACCAGGGCTGCGGTGCCAGGAGAATGGGCAGGAGCCATCTCCCATTGCCCTGGAGCCAGGTCCTGAGCCCCGTCGGGCTAAACAGGAAGCCCGGAACCAGAAGCGGGCCCAGGGTCGTGGTGAGGTAGGCGCAGGGGCTGGCCCCGGGGCCCAGGCAGGGCCCAGCGCCAAGAGGGCTGTGCATCTCCGAAGAGGGCCAGAGGGGGAAGGGTCCAGAGATGGGCCTGGACCCCGGGGTGATGCCCCCCCCTTCTTGGCTgagacagccacccag GCTGAAGCTGAGGAACAGCTCCGGGTACCACCACTGAACCCCCAGACCTGCCTCTTGGGCTCAGAGGAGAATCTAGTGCTCTTGGCAGGAGAGAAGACCGTGTCCACCAGGAATGATCCAGTCTCCCCAGCCATGACCcggagcagagaccctgagaaAGGTGACCGTTCCAAAGAGGAGATGGCAGTGGCAGCAGATGCTATAACCTTGGTGGATGGTAAag AGCCGGAGTCCATGGTGAACCTGGCATTCGTCAAGAATGACTCCTATGAGAAGGGGCCAGATTCAGTGGTGGTGCACGTGTACGTGAAAGAAATCCGCAGGGACACTTCTCGAGTACTCTTCCGCGAGCAGGACTTCACACTTATCTTCCAGACCAG GGATGGAAACTTCCTGAGACTACACCCGGGCTGTGGGGCCCATACCATCTTCCGTTGGCAGGTGAAGCTCAG GAACCTGATTGAGCCCGAGCAGTGCACCTTCTGCTTCACAGCCTCTCGCATTGACATCTGTCTCCGTAAGCGGCAAAGTCAGCGCTGGGGGGGCCTGGAGGCCCCAGCTGCACGAG GTGCAGTGGGTGGTGCAAAGGTTGCCGTGCCGACAGGTCCAACCCCTCTGGATTCAGCCCCACCAGGAAGTGccccccatcccctcacaggcCAGGAGGAAGCTCGGGCAGTGGAGAAGGAAAAACCCAAGGCTCGTTCTGAGGACACGGGGCTGGATGGTGTGGCGGCCCGCACCCCCATGGAGCATGTAGCCCCAAAGCCAGAGCCACACCTGGCCTCT CCCAAGCCCACATGTATGGTGCCTCCAATGCCCCATAGCCCCGTGAGCGGAGATAgtgtggaggaagaagaggaggaagagaagaaggtgtGTCTGCCAGGCTTCACTGGCCTTGTCAATCTGGGCAACACCTGCTTCATGAACAGTGTCATTCAATCTCTGTCTAACACTCGGGAGCTCCGGGACTTCTTCCACG ACCGCTCCTTTGAGGCTGAGATCAACTACAACAACCCACTGGGGACCGGTGGGCGTCTGGCAATTGGCTTTGCTGTACTGCTTCGGGCGCTGTGGAAGGGCACCCACCATGCCTTCCAACCTTCCAAGTTGAAG GCCATTGTGGCGAGCAAGGCCAGCCAATTCACAGGCTATGCACAGCACGACGCCCAGGAGTTCATGGCTTTCTTGCTGGACGGGCTGCATGAAGACCTGAATCGCATTCAGAACAAGCCCTACACAGAGACCGTGGACTCGGATGGGCGGCCTGATGAG GTGGTAGCTGAAGAAGCATGGCAGCGGCATAAGATGAGGAACGACTCTTTCATCGTAGACCTATTTCAGGGCCAGTATAAGTCGAAGCTGGTGTGCCCTGTGTGTGCCAAG GTCTCCATCACTTTTGACCCATTCCTTTACCTGCCGGTGCCCTTGCCACAGAAGCAGAAGGTTCTCCCCGTCTTCTATTTTGCCCGGGAGCCCCACAGCAAGCCCATTAAG TTTCTGGTGAGCATCAGCAAGGAGAACTCCAGCGCAAGTGAAGTGTTGGACTCACTCTCTCAGAGTGTACACGTGAAGCCTGAGAACCTGCGTCTGGCTGAG GTGATTAAGAATCGTTTCCACCGTGTGTTCCTGCCCTCCCACTCATTGGACACTGTGTCCCCATCCGACACGCTCCTCTGCTTTGAGCTGCTATCCCCAGAGTTGGCTAAGGAGCGAGTGGTGGTGCTAGAGGTGCAGCAG CGCCCCCAGGTGCCCAGCGTCCCCATCTCCAAGTGTGCAGCCTGCCAGCGGAAGCAGCAGTCAGAGGATGAGAAGCTGAAGCGCTGTACCCGGTGCTACCGTGTTGGCTACTGTAACCA GCTCTGCCAGAAAACCCACTGGCCTGACCACAAGGGTCTCTGCCGCCCTGAGAACATTGGCTACCCATTTCTGGTCAGTGTACCTGCCTCACGTCTCACTTACGCTCGTCTTGCTCAGCTGCTAGAGGGGTACGCCCG GTACTCTGTGAGTGTATTCCAGCCACCCTTCCAGCCTGGCCGCATGGCCTTGGAGTCCCAGGGCCCTAGCTGCACTACGTTGCTCTCCACTAGCTCCCTGGAGGCTGGGGACAGTGAGAGGGACCCGATTCAGCCGCCTGAGCTCCAGTTGGTGACCCCCGTGGCCGAGGGAGACACAGGGGTCCCACGGGCATGGGCAGCCCCTGACCGGGGCCCTGTGCCCAGCACCAGTGGAATTTCTTCAGAGGTGCTGCCCAGTGGGCCAGTTGAAGTTGGTTCCTTGCCTGCTGGTGAGAGGGTGTCTCGGCCCGAAG cTGCCGTGCCCGGATATCAACACCCAAGTGAAGCCACAAATGCCCACACACCCcagttcttcatctataaaattgacGCATCTAACCGAGAGCAACGGTTGGAGGATAAAG GAGACTCCCCGCTGGAGCTAGGTGAGGACTGCAGCCTGGCTCTCGTCTGGCGCAACAATGAGCGCCTGCAGGAGTTTGTGTTGGTAGCCTCCAAGGAGCTGGAGTGTGCTGAGGACCCAGGCTCTGCTGGGGAGGCTGCCCGTGCTGGCCACTTCACTCTGGACCAGTGCCTGAACCTCTTCACCCGGCCCGAGGTGCTGGCACCCGAGGAGGCTTG GTACTGCCCACAGTGTAAACAACACCGAGAGGCCTCCAAGCAGCTGCTGCTGTGGCGCCTTCCTAACGTACTCATTGTGCAGCTCAAGCGCTTTTCCTTCCGGAGTTTCATCTGGCGTGACAAGATCAATGACTTGGTGGAGTTCCCCGTTCG GAACTTGGACCTGAGCAAGTTCTGCATCGGTCAGAAAGAGGAACAGCTGCCTAGCTACGACCTCTATGCTGTCATCAACCACTATGGAGGCATGATCGGCGGCCACTACACCGCCTGTGCACGCCTGCCCAATGACCGCAGCAGCCAGCGCAGCGACGTGG GCTGGCGCTTGTTTGACGACAGCACGGTGACAACAGTAGACGAGAGCCAGGTCGTGACGCGTTATGCCTATGTACTCTTCTACCGCCGGCGGAACTCTCCTGTGGAGAGGCCCCCCAGGGCAGGTCACTCTGAGCACCACCCAGACCTGAGCCCTGCAGCTGAGGCTGCTGCCAGCCAG GGACTAGGCCCTGGCCAGGCCCCCGAGGTGGCCCCCACGCGGACAGCCCCTGAACGCTTCGCCCCCTCTGTGGACCGCCCAGCCCCCACCTACAGCAACATGGAGGAGGTCGATTAG
- the USP19 gene encoding ubiquitin carboxyl-terminal hydrolase 19 isoform X13, whose product MSGGASATGPRRGPPGLEEATSKKKQKDRANQESKDGDPRRGSASSREEQAKEELLLDWRQSADEVIVKLRVGAGPLRLEEVDAAFTDTDCVVRLPDGRQWGGVFYAEIESSCTKVQARKGGLLQLALPKKVPLLTWPSLLKPLGTQEAVPGLRCQENGQEPSPIALEPGPEPRRAKQEARNQKRAQGRGEVGAGAGPGAQAGPSAKRAVHLRRGPEGEGSRDGPGPRGDAPPFLAETATQAEAEEQLRVPPLNPQTCLLGSEENLVLLAGEKTVSTRNDPVSPAMTRSRDPEKGDRSKEEMAVAADAITLVDEPESMVNLAFVKNDSYEKGPDSVVVHVYVKEIRRDTSRVLFREQDFTLIFQTRDGNFLRLHPGCGAHTIFRWQVKLRNLIEPEQCTFCFTASRIDICLRKRQSQRWGGLEAPAARGAVGGAKVAVPTGPTPLDSAPPGSAPHPLTGQEEARAVEKEKPKARSEDTGLDGVAARTPMEHVAPKPEPHLASPKPTCMVPPMPHSPVSGDSVEEEEEEEKKVCLPGFTGLVNLGNTCFMNSVIQSLSNTRELRDFFHDRSFEAEINYNNPLGTGGRLAIGFAVLLRALWKGTHHAFQPSKLKAIVASKASQFTGYAQHDAQEFMAFLLDGLHEDLNRIQNKPYTETVDSDGRPDEVVAEEAWQRHKMRNDSFIVDLFQGQYKSKLVCPVCAKVSITFDPFLYLPVPLPQKQKVLPVFYFAREPHSKPIKFLVSISKENSSASEVLDSLSQSVHVKPENLRLAEVIKNRFHRVFLPSHSLDTVSPSDTLLCFELLSPELAKERVVVLEVQQRPQVPSVPISKCAACQRKQQSEDEKLKRCTRCYRVGYCNQLCQKTHWPDHKGLCRPENIGYPFLVSVPASRLTYARLAQLLEGYARYSVSVFQPPFQPGRMALESQGPSCTTLLSTSSLEAGDSERDPIQPPELQLVTPVAEGDTGVPRAWAAPDRGPVPSTSGISSEVLPSGPVEVGSLPAGERVSRPEAAVPGYQHPSEATNAHTPQFFIYKIDASNREQRLEDKGDSPLELGEDCSLALVWRNNERLQEFVLVASKELECAEDPGSAGEAARAGHFTLDQCLNLFTRPEVLAPEEAWYCPQCKQHREASKQLLLWRLPNVLIVQLKRFSFRSFIWRDKINDLVEFPVRNLDLSKFCIGQKEEQLPSYDLYAVINHYGGMIGGHYTACARLPNDRSSQRSDVGWRLFDDSTVTTVDESQVVTRYAYVLFYRRRNSPVERPPRAGHSEHHPDLSPAAEAAASQGLGPGQAPEVAPTRTAPERFAPSVDRPAPTYSNMEEVD is encoded by the exons ATGTCTGGCGGGGCCAGTGCCACAGGCCCAAGGAGAGGTCCCCCAGGATTGGAGGAGGCAACCAGTAAGAAGAAGCAGAAGGATCGAGCAAACCAGGAGAGCAAGGATGGAGATCCTAGGAGAG GGTCAGCGTCCTCTCGGGAGGAGCAGGCCAAAGAGG AGTTGTTGCTTGACTGGAGGCAGAGTGCCGATGAGGTGATTGTCAAGCTGCGTGTGGGAGCGGGTCCCCTGCGGCTGGAGGAAGTGGATGCTGCTTTCACAGACACAGACTGTGTGGTGCGGCTTCCAG ATGGTCGGCAGTGGGGTGGTGTCTTCTATGCTGAGATAGAAAGTTCTTGCACCAAAGTACAAGCCCGTAAAGGTGGTCTCCTGCAGTTGGCACTGCCCAAGAAGGTGCCTCTGCTCACATGGCCCTCTCTTCTG AAACCTCTAGGGACCCAGGAGGCGGTACCAGGGCTGCGGTGCCAGGAGAATGGGCAGGAGCCATCTCCCATTGCCCTGGAGCCAGGTCCTGAGCCCCGTCGGGCTAAACAGGAAGCCCGGAACCAGAAGCGGGCCCAGGGTCGTGGTGAGGTAGGCGCAGGGGCTGGCCCCGGGGCCCAGGCAGGGCCCAGCGCCAAGAGGGCTGTGCATCTCCGAAGAGGGCCAGAGGGGGAAGGGTCCAGAGATGGGCCTGGACCCCGGGGTGATGCCCCCCCCTTCTTGGCTgagacagccacccag GCTGAAGCTGAGGAACAGCTCCGGGTACCACCACTGAACCCCCAGACCTGCCTCTTGGGCTCAGAGGAGAATCTAGTGCTCTTGGCAGGAGAGAAGACCGTGTCCACCAGGAATGATCCAGTCTCCCCAGCCATGACCcggagcagagaccctgagaaAGGTGACCGTTCCAAAGAGGAGATGGCAGTGGCAGCAGATGCTATAACCTTGGTGGATG AGCCGGAGTCCATGGTGAACCTGGCATTCGTCAAGAATGACTCCTATGAGAAGGGGCCAGATTCAGTGGTGGTGCACGTGTACGTGAAAGAAATCCGCAGGGACACTTCTCGAGTACTCTTCCGCGAGCAGGACTTCACACTTATCTTCCAGACCAG GGATGGAAACTTCCTGAGACTACACCCGGGCTGTGGGGCCCATACCATCTTCCGTTGGCAGGTGAAGCTCAG GAACCTGATTGAGCCCGAGCAGTGCACCTTCTGCTTCACAGCCTCTCGCATTGACATCTGTCTCCGTAAGCGGCAAAGTCAGCGCTGGGGGGGCCTGGAGGCCCCAGCTGCACGAG GTGCAGTGGGTGGTGCAAAGGTTGCCGTGCCGACAGGTCCAACCCCTCTGGATTCAGCCCCACCAGGAAGTGccccccatcccctcacaggcCAGGAGGAAGCTCGGGCAGTGGAGAAGGAAAAACCCAAGGCTCGTTCTGAGGACACGGGGCTGGATGGTGTGGCGGCCCGCACCCCCATGGAGCATGTAGCCCCAAAGCCAGAGCCACACCTGGCCTCT CCCAAGCCCACATGTATGGTGCCTCCAATGCCCCATAGCCCCGTGAGCGGAGATAgtgtggaggaagaagaggaggaagagaagaaggtgtGTCTGCCAGGCTTCACTGGCCTTGTCAATCTGGGCAACACCTGCTTCATGAACAGTGTCATTCAATCTCTGTCTAACACTCGGGAGCTCCGGGACTTCTTCCACG ACCGCTCCTTTGAGGCTGAGATCAACTACAACAACCCACTGGGGACCGGTGGGCGTCTGGCAATTGGCTTTGCTGTACTGCTTCGGGCGCTGTGGAAGGGCACCCACCATGCCTTCCAACCTTCCAAGTTGAAG GCCATTGTGGCGAGCAAGGCCAGCCAATTCACAGGCTATGCACAGCACGACGCCCAGGAGTTCATGGCTTTCTTGCTGGACGGGCTGCATGAAGACCTGAATCGCATTCAGAACAAGCCCTACACAGAGACCGTGGACTCGGATGGGCGGCCTGATGAG GTGGTAGCTGAAGAAGCATGGCAGCGGCATAAGATGAGGAACGACTCTTTCATCGTAGACCTATTTCAGGGCCAGTATAAGTCGAAGCTGGTGTGCCCTGTGTGTGCCAAG GTCTCCATCACTTTTGACCCATTCCTTTACCTGCCGGTGCCCTTGCCACAGAAGCAGAAGGTTCTCCCCGTCTTCTATTTTGCCCGGGAGCCCCACAGCAAGCCCATTAAG TTTCTGGTGAGCATCAGCAAGGAGAACTCCAGCGCAAGTGAAGTGTTGGACTCACTCTCTCAGAGTGTACACGTGAAGCCTGAGAACCTGCGTCTGGCTGAG GTGATTAAGAATCGTTTCCACCGTGTGTTCCTGCCCTCCCACTCATTGGACACTGTGTCCCCATCCGACACGCTCCTCTGCTTTGAGCTGCTATCCCCAGAGTTGGCTAAGGAGCGAGTGGTGGTGCTAGAGGTGCAGCAG CGCCCCCAGGTGCCCAGCGTCCCCATCTCCAAGTGTGCAGCCTGCCAGCGGAAGCAGCAGTCAGAGGATGAGAAGCTGAAGCGCTGTACCCGGTGCTACCGTGTTGGCTACTGTAACCA GCTCTGCCAGAAAACCCACTGGCCTGACCACAAGGGTCTCTGCCGCCCTGAGAACATTGGCTACCCATTTCTGGTCAGTGTACCTGCCTCACGTCTCACTTACGCTCGTCTTGCTCAGCTGCTAGAGGGGTACGCCCG GTACTCTGTGAGTGTATTCCAGCCACCCTTCCAGCCTGGCCGCATGGCCTTGGAGTCCCAGGGCCCTAGCTGCACTACGTTGCTCTCCACTAGCTCCCTGGAGGCTGGGGACAGTGAGAGGGACCCGATTCAGCCGCCTGAGCTCCAGTTGGTGACCCCCGTGGCCGAGGGAGACACAGGGGTCCCACGGGCATGGGCAGCCCCTGACCGGGGCCCTGTGCCCAGCACCAGTGGAATTTCTTCAGAGGTGCTGCCCAGTGGGCCAGTTGAAGTTGGTTCCTTGCCTGCTGGTGAGAGGGTGTCTCGGCCCGAAG cTGCCGTGCCCGGATATCAACACCCAAGTGAAGCCACAAATGCCCACACACCCcagttcttcatctataaaattgacGCATCTAACCGAGAGCAACGGTTGGAGGATAAAG GAGACTCCCCGCTGGAGCTAGGTGAGGACTGCAGCCTGGCTCTCGTCTGGCGCAACAATGAGCGCCTGCAGGAGTTTGTGTTGGTAGCCTCCAAGGAGCTGGAGTGTGCTGAGGACCCAGGCTCTGCTGGGGAGGCTGCCCGTGCTGGCCACTTCACTCTGGACCAGTGCCTGAACCTCTTCACCCGGCCCGAGGTGCTGGCACCCGAGGAGGCTTG GTACTGCCCACAGTGTAAACAACACCGAGAGGCCTCCAAGCAGCTGCTGCTGTGGCGCCTTCCTAACGTACTCATTGTGCAGCTCAAGCGCTTTTCCTTCCGGAGTTTCATCTGGCGTGACAAGATCAATGACTTGGTGGAGTTCCCCGTTCG GAACTTGGACCTGAGCAAGTTCTGCATCGGTCAGAAAGAGGAACAGCTGCCTAGCTACGACCTCTATGCTGTCATCAACCACTATGGAGGCATGATCGGCGGCCACTACACCGCCTGTGCACGCCTGCCCAATGACCGCAGCAGCCAGCGCAGCGACGTGG GCTGGCGCTTGTTTGACGACAGCACGGTGACAACAGTAGACGAGAGCCAGGTCGTGACGCGTTATGCCTATGTACTCTTCTACCGCCGGCGGAACTCTCCTGTGGAGAGGCCCCCCAGGGCAGGTCACTCTGAGCACCACCCAGACCTGAGCCCTGCAGCTGAGGCTGCTGCCAGCCAG GGACTAGGCCCTGGCCAGGCCCCCGAGGTGGCCCCCACGCGGACAGCCCCTGAACGCTTCGCCCCCTCTGTGGACCGCCCAGCCCCCACCTACAGCAACATGGAGGAGGTCGATTAG